CTGCGGATCCGTCACTTCCTGGAGCACCGTGAGCGGCCCTATCTCGGCTGACTTCGTGGTTTGCGGGTGACGGCAAATCTGACGGCGACGACGACACACAGAAGCCGTTGATCACGACGTCCTTCGTTGTAACTCAGTCAGGTGCGGCTGCGTTGTGCCCGCAGAGTGCGGCCGTAATGGCTGCGCCGAGTTACGAGCACTCGGCTGCGGCCACGATCGCCTCAACCACACCCGCCACCGACCCCGGATGCAGGAACAGGAACAGGTTCGGCTCCACCAGCTCCAGTTCCATCACCCGCGGTTCACCATCGGCACCGTCCACCAGGTCCACGCGCGCGTACAGCAACTCCGCCCCGTCCGGTACGGCGGCCAACGCCCGTTCAGCGACGGCGCGTTCGGACGGAGTCGGGGTCCAGGGTTCGAGGTTCGGGTGGGCCACCTTGGGTGCGTCGTACGCCGTGCCGGGGGTGAGCACCGCCCGCTTGCGGCTGGCGTGCAGCAACCCTCCGCCGAAGAACTGCAGCGCGCGCTCGCCGGAGACGTCGATGCCGCGCATGTACGGCTGCACCATCGCGGTCAGCCCTTCCTCGTGCATCCGCGCAAGATGCCGTACGGCCGTGTCGTGGTCGTCGGGTGTGTAGCGGGCGGCGTAGCGGGAGCCGGCACCGGAGGTGGGCTTGACGACATACTCGTGGTCGTGGGGGAGGTGGGCCGTATCCCCGGGCGCTATATAGCTAGTCGAGACGACCGGCACTCCCGCCCCCGCAAGATCCCCGAGGTACCGCTTGTCGGCGTTCCACCGCACGACCTCGGCCGGATTCGCCAGCCGTGTCAGGGTCGCGCACTTCTGCGTCCACGCCAGGAATTCGTCCGCCCGCCAGCTGTAGTCCCAGGTGGAGCGGATGACGGCCAGGTCGTACGCGGCCCAGTCGGCGTCGGTGTCGTCCCAATACACCGCCTCCGTCTCGGCTCCGGCCTCGCGCAGCGCCCGCAGGAGCACGGGGAGGTCGGCGTCCTTGCTGGGCTCCGGTCGGGGGTCGTAGGTCACCAGGGCGACTCGGGGCACGGCAGGGCTCCATTCTCGTACGGGTCCCCGCAGGCTAACCGGGGCGCCCGCAGCCGGGACAACCCATTTGGACGCCGGCGGCCCGGACGACGTCAGCCACGACACAGCTGACGTCGTCCGGGCCGGGGAGCGGGCGTCGGGTCAGGGCGAGGACGAGTAGAAGTCCCGGGGGCACCCGCGCCGGTCCCTCGCCCGGGCGAGCAGGCTGCCCGGGTACTCCACCGCCCAGTAGCTCACCGTCGCGGCGAGAACCGCCGTTGCCGTGACGATCGCGACGGCCAGGGCGAAGCCCGGCTGGGATCCCTCGGAGGGGAGCAGGCCGGTGTCGTACAGGAGGAGCATGACCGGCTCGTGCCAGATGTAGAGGCTGTAGCTGATCAGGCCTACGGCGGTGAGCCAGCGGGCCCGCAGGGCGCCCTGCCAGCGCGGTTGCACGCTGTTGTGGAGGATCGCGTACAGCAAGGCGAACCAGAGCACGGCCGCCAGCGGGTGGTAGTACGTGCGCCAGAAGCCCTCGGGGCCGGTGGCGCGGGCGGTGTACGACAGTGCGTACAGGGCCGTCGCCGCGGTCGCCGCCAGTGCTGTCGCCGTCCGTACGCCCAGACGGCCACGGTCCTCCAACGCGACCAGCAGCACCGCCAGGCCCATCCCTGCCGCGAAACCGCCGAAGCGGGCCTGCGGGCCGAAGTAGACGGGCCAGTCGGTGTGCGGGATGCCGAGGGTGTAGTGGGCGATGGTGATCCACACCAACGGGAAGGCGTAGAGGGTCGCGCAGCCCGCCGTGCACGCCGTGATGCGGGCGCGGCGGGTGGGCAGGCGGCGGCAGGCGCGGATCGTTAGCGGGCCTACGGCGATCAGTACCAGGTAGAAGCTGATCTCCAGGGACAGGGACCAGGTGGGGCCCAGGGTGTAGAAGATCCGCTCGCGGTCGAAGATGTGCGTGAACGTGAGGTGTTCGAGCAGGTCGCGCCAGTCGCCGGGCAGGGTCGGGTTGCGGCTCGCCCAGACGACCAGGACCGCTGTCACGTACACCGGCAGGATCCGGATCGCCC
This genomic window from Streptomyces sp. DG2A-72 contains:
- a CDS encoding RimK family alpha-L-glutamate ligase; its protein translation is MPRVALVTYDPRPEPSKDADLPVLLRALREAGAETEAVYWDDTDADWAAYDLAVIRSTWDYSWRADEFLAWTQKCATLTRLANPAEVVRWNADKRYLGDLAGAGVPVVSTSYIAPGDTAHLPHDHEYVVKPTSGAGSRYAARYTPDDHDTAVRHLARMHEEGLTAMVQPYMRGIDVSGERALQFFGGGLLHASRKRAVLTPGTAYDAPKVAHPNLEPWTPTPSERAVAERALAAVPDGAELLYARVDLVDGADGEPRVMELELVEPNLFLFLHPGSVAGVVEAIVAAAECS
- a CDS encoding acyltransferase gives rise to the protein MTLTTAPTAEARPTRKRTRTHTQELQGVRGLAALSTVAFHVWQQYYVYDATGSHPPVDNPHLAALLSLEVIDLFFVMSAYLLTLPYARTAIDGEGTVRTGQDFLFRRAIRILPVYVTAVLVVWASRNPTLPGDWRDLLEHLTFTHIFDRERIFYTLGPTWSLSLEISFYLVLIAVGPLTIRACRRLPTRRARITACTAGCATLYAFPLVWITIAHYTLGIPHTDWPVYFGPQARFGGFAAGMGLAVLLVALEDRGRLGVRTATALAATAATALYALSYTARATGPEGFWRTYYHPLAAVLWFALLYAILHNSVQPRWQGALRARWLTAVGLISYSLYIWHEPVMLLLYDTGLLPSEGSQPGFALAVAIVTATAVLAATVSYWAVEYPGSLLARARDRRGCPRDFYSSSP